One stretch of Urocitellus parryii isolate mUroPar1 chromosome 12, mUroPar1.hap1, whole genome shotgun sequence DNA includes these proteins:
- the Tp53i3 gene encoding quinone oxidoreductase PIG3, with the protein MQVAYDEQTDGPEQSPSLTWACCSRLHLYQEVRPRHPGRMASDRMLAVYFDNPGGPENLYIKEVPKPIPGEGEVLLKVAVSALNRADLFQRQGQYHPPPGVSSILGLEASGYVSELGPGCQGHWKIGDSAMALLPGGGQAQYVTVPEELLMSIPEGLTLHQAAAIPEVWLTSFQLLHLLGNVQAGETVLIHAGASSVGIAAIQLTRMAGAIPLVTAGSQNKLQMAEKLGAAAGFNYKEQDFCEATLKFTKGAGVNLILDCIGGSYWEKNVNCLALDGRWILYGLLGGEDVSGPLFSKLFYKRGSLITSRLRNRDKKYKQMLVKAFTEQILPHFSKEGPQRLLPVLDRVYPMAEIQAAHKYMEANRNVGKIVLELPQ; encoded by the exons ATGCAGGTTGCTTACGATGAACAAACAGACGGCCCAGAACAAAGTCCCTCCCTGACCTGGGCCTGCTGCAGCAGGTTGCACCTATATCAGGAGGTGAGGCCCAGGCACCCTGGCAGGATGGCTTCAG ATAGAATGCTAGCTGTGTACTTCGACAACCCTGGGGGACCAGAAAATCTCTACATAAAGGAGGTGCCCAAACCGATCCCTGGGGAGGGTGAAGTCCTTCTGAAGGTGGCTGTCAGTGCCCTGAACCGCGCGGACTTATTCCAG AGACAGGGCCAGTATCACCCACCCCCAGGAGTCAGCAGCATTTTGGGACTTGAGGCATCAGGATATGTGTCAGAGCTGGGGCCTGGCTGCCAGGGGCACTGGAAGATTGGGGACTCAGCCATGGCTCTGCTGCCTGGTGGGGGCCAGGCTCAGTATGTCACTGTCCCTGAAGAACTCCTGATGAGCATCCCAGAGGGACTGACCCTGCACCAGGCTGCTGCCATCCCAGAAGTTTGGCTCACCTCCTTCCAGCTGTTACATCTTTTGG GAAATGTACAGGCTGGAGAAACTGTGCTAATCCACGCAGGGGCAAGTTCTGTGGGCATAGCTGCCATCCAACTCACCCGGATGGCTGGCGCTATTCCTCTGGTCACAGCTGGATCCCAGAACAAGCTTCAAATGGCAGAAAAACTTGGAGCAGCTGCTGGATTCAATTACAAAGAACAGGATTTTTGTGAAGCAACACTGAAATTTACCAAAG GTGCTGGAGTGAACCTTATTCTAGACTGCATAGGTGGATCCTACTGGGAGAAAAATGTCAACTGCCTGGCTCTTGATGGTCGATGGATTCTCTATGGTCTGTTGGGAGGAGAAGATGTCAGTGGGCCCCTGTTTTCAAAGCTATTTTATAAACGAGGAAGTCTGATCACTAGTCGGTTGAGAAATAGGGACAAGAAG TACAAGCAAATGCTGGTGAAAGCGTTCACAGAGCAAATTCTGCCCCATTTCTCCAAGGAGGGACCCCAACGTCTCCTGCCAGTGCTGGACAGAGTCTACCCAATGGCTGAAATCCAAGCCGCCCATAAGTACATGGAGGCTAACAGGAACGTGGGCAAAATCGTCCTGGAATTGCCCCAGTGA